GTTCACGGTAAGAAAGGTTCGTTTATTAAATACGGTATCGACCAGCAGGAAACCAGCCTGAAGGCTAATATTATGCCGGGCGAGCCGGGATTCGCAGCGGATGATTCGGTCGGTGTGCTGGAGTATGTCAATGACGAGGGCGTTACGGTCAGAGAAGAGATGAAGCCAGAGATGGGCGATTATGGGCGCGTTTATGATGCGTTGTATCAAACCATCACCAACGGTGCACCAAATTACGTCAAGGAATCTGAAGTTCTTACCAATCTGGAAATCCTTGAACGCGGTTTTGAGCAAGCCTCTCCCTCCACAGTGACTCTTGCGAAGTAAGTTTGATGGACCTCTCGAATAGTTCAATTTTTTTGAACAGAGGGGTCAATTTTCACCCTCTATCATCCCAGGCGGATCGGGTCCACACTAAGCCCATCGAAATCATTCAGGGGGCGAATACAAATGATCTACTTACGCAAAGCAAATGAACGTGGTCATGCAAATCATGGCTGGCTGGACTCCTGGCATACTTTCTCTTTTGCCAACTATTACGACCCGAACTTTATGGGCTTCTCCGCGCTGCGCGTGATTAACGACGACGTGATTGAAGCAGGGCAGGGCTTCGGCACTCACCCGCATAAAGATATGGAAATTTTGACCTACGTGCTGGAAGGTACTGTTGAGCATCAGGACAGCATGGGCAATAAAGAGCAGGTTCCGGCGGGCGAGTTTCAGATTATGAGTGCGGGTACGGGTATTCGTCACTCAGAGTACAACCCAAGCAGCACTGAGCGTCTGCACCTGTATCAGATCTGGATCATGCCAGAAGAAAACGGTATTACGCCGCGTTATGAACAGCGTCGCTTTGATGCCGTACAGGGTAAACAGCTGGTGCTCTCGCCGGATGCGCGAGATGGTTCATTGAAAGTGCATCAGGATATGGAGCTATACCGCTGGGCGCTGCTGAAAGATGAGCAGTCGGTGCATCAGATTGCCGCTGAACGCCGCGTCTGGATCCAGGTGGTGAAAGGTAATGTCACCATTAACGGCGTAAAAGCTTCGACCAGCGATGGTCTGGCAATCTGGGATGAGCAGGCAATCTCCATCCACGCTGACAGCGACAGCGAAGTGTTACTGTTCGATCTGCCTCCGGTTTAAAACTTAACGGCATTTTTGAAGCCTGCCTTTTTGCGGGCTTCATCGCTCGCCCCGGTCGCGTGCTGATGTACGCGACCGGGGTTTTGTCGCGTCTTTAGCACAATGCGATGCAATTGATTTAGTGTATATCTAATAATTATAAACAAGCACTGTTTTCTCCGGGAAGGTTCTGATGCGTCCGTGTTAAACTAAGAGAATCTATCTCTTTTGTACCTTCAGGACGATGAAAAAGAAAAGACCCGTACTTCAGGATGTGGCTGACCGTGTTGGCGTGACCAAAATGACGGTCAGCCGTTTTTTACGCAACCCGGAGCAGGTTTCCGTCGCTCTACGTGGCAAGATTGCCGCCGCTCTTGATGAACTGGGTTATATTCCCAATCGCGCACCCGATATCCTCTCTAACGCCACCAGCCGGGCGATTGGCGTCCTGTTACCTTCACTCACTAACCAGGTTTTCGCTGAAGTATTACGCGGTATCGAAAGCGTCACCGACGCACACGGTTATCAGACGATGCTGGCGCACTACGGTTATAAACCGGAAATGGAGCAAGAACGCCTCGAATCAATGCTTTCCTGGAATATCGACGGACTTATTCTCACCGAACGTACCCACACGCCCCGCACCTTAAAGATGATTGAAGTAGCGGGTATTCCGGTGGTGGAGCTGATGGACAGTAAGTCGCCGTGTCTCGATATCGCCGTCGGTTTTGATAACTTTGAAGCGGCACGCCAGATGACCACCGCCATTATTGCTCGCGGGCATCGTCACATTGCCTATCTCGGCGCACGCCTCGACGAACGTACTATCATCAAACAGAAGGGATATGAGCAGGCGATGCTGGATGCAGGCCTGGTGCCGTATAGCGTGATGGTCGAGCAATCTTCTTCTTACTCTTCCGGTATTGAACTGATTCGCCAGGCGCGGCGGGAATATCCGCAGTTGGATGGCGTATTTTGTACTAATGATGACCTGGCGGTCGGCGCGGCATTTGAATGTCAGCGTCTGGGGCTGAAAGTTCCTGACGATATGGCGATTGCCGGTTTCCACGGTCATGACATTGGTCAGGTGATGGAGCCACGGCTGGCGAGCGTGCTGACGCCGCGTGAGCGGATGGGCAGCATTGGCGCTGAGCGCCTGCTGGCGCGTATTCGTGGCGAATCTGTGACACCGAAAATGTTAGATTTAGGTTTCACCTTGTCACCGGGCGGATCTATTTAAGCTCACAAATTTGAAGTAGCTCACACTTATACACTTAAGGCACGGATGGATATTGCTTCTGTTTTTGTCCGGCCGGACAATGTTACCGATAACAGTTACCCGTAACATTTTCTGATTCTTGTATTGTGGGGGCACCACTTTGAGCACGACTAACCATGATCACCACATTTACGTCTTGATGGGCGTATCGGGCAGCGGCAAATCTGCAGTCGCCAGTGAAGTGGCGCATCAACTTCATGCCGCGTTTCTTGATGGCGATTTCCTCCATCCGCGCTGCAATATCGAAAAAATGGCGTCTGGCGAACCGCTGAATGACGACGATCGCAAACCGTGGTTACAGGCGCTTAACGACGCCGCGTTTGCCATGCAGCGCACCAATAAAGTGTCGCTGATCGTCTGTTCTGCACTGAAAAAGCACTATCGCGACCTGCTGCGTGAAGGTAATCCGAATCTCTCTTTCATCTACCTGAAAGGCGATTTTGATGTAATTGAAAGCCGTCTGAAAGCGCGCAAAGGCCATTTCTTTAAAACCCAAATGCTGGTGACGCAGTTTGAAACGCTGCAGGAGCCGGGTGCGGACGAAACCGATGTACTGGTGGTGGATATCGATCAACCGCTGGAAGGTGTTGTGGCAAGCACCATTGAGGTTATTAAAAAAGGCAAATAAGTAGTGACTACATTAACGCTTGTTTTAACAGCAGTAGGGTCTGTTTTACTGCTGCTGTTTTTAGTCATGAAGGCGCGTATGCACGCTTTCCTGGCTTTGATGGTGGTGTCTATGGGGGCTGGCCTTTTTTCTGGTATGCCGCTCGATAAAATCGCAGCGACGATGGAAAAAGGGATGGGAGGCACCCTCGGCTTCCTGGCGGTAGTTGTCGCCCTGGGAGCCATGTTTGGCAAGATCTTACATGAAACCGGCGCAGTCGATCAGATTGCCGTCAAAATGCTCAAATCCTTCGGTCACAGTCGTGCGCATTATGCCATTGGCCTTGCGGGTCTGGTCTGTGCGCTACCGCTGTTCTTTGAAGTGGCGATTGTTCTGCTGATTAGCGTTGCTTTCTCAATGGCGCGCCACACCGGTACGAACCTGGTGAAACTGGTAATCCCATTATTCGCAGGCGTGGCGGCAGCGGCGGCGTTCCTGGTGCCGGGGCCTGCGCCAATGCTATTGGCATCGCAGATGAACGCTGACTTTGGCTGGATGATCCTGATTGGCCTGTGTGCGGCAATCCCGGGAATGATTATTGCCGGGCCGCTGTGGGGTAATTTCATCAGCCGCTACGTGGAGCTGCATATTCCTGACGATATCAGCGAACCGCATCTCGGCGAAGGCAAAATGCCGTCCTTCGGATTCAGCCTGTCGCTGATCCTGCTGCCGCTGGTGCTGGTGGGGCTGAAAACCATTGCCGCGCGTTTTGTGCCGGAAGGCTCTACCGCTTACGAATGGTTCGAGTTTATCGGTCATCCGTTTACCGCAATTCTGGTCGCTTGCCTGGTAGCAATTTACGGCCTGGCGATGCGTCAGGGTATGCCGAAAGACAAAGTGATGGAGATTTGCGGTCACGCGCTGCAACCGGCGGGGATTATTCTGCTGGTGATTGGTGCAGGCGGCGTGTTCAAACAGGTGCTGGTTGACTCTGGCGTAGGTCCGGCGCTGGGCGAAGCGTTAACTGGCATGGGCCTGCCGATTGCCATCACCTGCTTCGTGCTGGCAGCTGCAGTGCGCATCATTCAGGGTTCTGCCACCGTTGCCTGTTTAACGGCGGTGGGACTAGTGATGCCGGTTATTGAACAACTGAACTACTCCGGTGCGCAAATGGCGGCGCTGTCGATTTGTATCGCCGGTGGTTCGATTGTTGTCAGCCACGTTAACGACGCCGGTTTCTGGTTGTTCGGTAAATTTACCGGCGCGACTGAAGCCGAAACGCTGAAAACCTGGACCATGATGGAAACCATCCTCGGTACTGTCGGTGCCATCGTTGGGATGATTGCGTTCCAGCTGTTGAGTTAATTACTGCGACAAATTACTGCGAGCTAGCTCGCAGTAATTCATTTCTCTTATCTCCTCTCTTCATCTTTTTGATCTCTCTCGCAAATTTACCTGCTAATAATCCGTTCTAATCACTGCCTAAAGATCGCAGGAGATAAAGATGGAAAAGCACGGAGCTGAATTGCTTTTACAGCGGATGTTAGGAAATACCACCGCTACTTTCAGGGAAGGGCAATGGGAAGCCATAGACGCGGTGGTGAACCAACGGCGAAAACTGCTGGTTGTCCAACGCACTGGCTGGGGGAAAAGTGCCGTGTACTTCATCGCCAGTAAAATCTTCCGCGATCGCGGCGCTGGCCCGACAATTATCATCTCTCCTTTGCTTGCCCTGATGCGTAACCAGGTTGCCGCCGCTGAACGGTTAGGTATTACGGCTGAAACGTTGAATTCTACAAACAGGGAAGAATGGCAGCGCATTAGCGATAAGTTGCTGCAAGGTGCGGTCGATTGCTTACTGGTTTCCCCGGAACGTTTGGCAAACCAGGACTTTATCGAAACGGTTTTATATCCTATAGCCGATCGTATTGGTTTGCTTGTGGTCGACGAGGCGCACTGCATCTCTGATTGGGGCCACGATTTTCGCCCGGATTACCGACGTATATTGGATATTTTGCGCCAACTGCCTGCGAATACCCCTGTTCTGGGTACAACCGCGACAGCGAATAACCGTGTCGTTGAGGATATCCGTCAGCAATTGGGTGACATTGTGATTCAGCGTGGAACGCTGGCTCGCGAAAGTTTGGCGCTTGATGCCTTAGTCTTAGGTGAACAGTCATCCCGTCTGGCATGGTTAGCAACGGTTATCCCTCAGTTTTCCAAATCGGGAATTGTTTATACCCTCACTACTCGCGATGCCGAACTTGTCGCCGAGTGGTTAAGGAAAAATGGTATCAGTGCATTTGCTTACTACAGCGGCGTGACTTGTGAAGGCGCGGAAGATTCTAATACTGCCAGGGAATATCTGGAGCAGGCGTTGCTGGCAAATAAAATTAAAGTTCTGGTCGCGACGACGGCGCTGGGAATGGGCTTTGACAAACCGGATTTGGGGTTTGTTATTCATTACCAGATGCCGGGGTCTATTGTCGGTTACTATCAACAGGTGGGGCGTGCCGGGCGTGCTATAGATTCCGCAGTTGGCATATTGCTTTGTGGTGGTGAAGACCTCGCTATTCATAAATTCTTCCGTGAAAGCGCCTTTCCTGCGGAGGCGCAAATTCATGAAATACTCAACGTACTTAGCGTGAATGACGGTCTTACCTTACGAGGCATTGAACAACGGACGAATCTCCGTTATGGGCAAATAGAAAAAGCACTGAAATTATTGGTAGCTGAAAATCCATCGCCTGTGGTGTATACCGAGAAATTATGGCGCAGAACAATTGTCAGTTTTTCTCCTGACCATGAACGAATTAACCATTTGATGAATCAGAGAAAAAGTGAGCTGGCAGACGTTGAAAGCTATATCACGACCAAGGAGTGCAAAATGCAATTTCTGCGCCGCGCACTCGATGAGCCAAGTGCCGAACGTTGTGGTAAATGTAGCAGTTGTCTTCAGCATCCGTTGTTGTCGCCCGACATTGATAGCGGCTTACTCCATGCGGCAAACTTATTTATTAAACACGCTGACCTGCCATTAAATCTCAATAAGCAGGTGGCAGCTGGGGCTTTTACGCAATACGGATTTAAAGGGAACTTGCCTGCGGGTTTACAAGGATCTACGGGGCGAATCCTTTCTCGTTGGGGAGATTCTGGGTGGGGAAAGCAGGTAGCACAGGAGAAAAAAACGGGGCGCTTCAGTGATGAGCTGGTGGAGGCATGTGCGGAAATGGTTCGCCAACGCTGGAATCCGCATCCTGAACCAACCTGGGTATGCTGCGTTCCTTCATTAAGGCACCTCGACCTGGTTCCTGATTTTGCCCGGCGACTGGCGGCGAAACTTGGCTTACCTTTTATTGATGCCATTGAAAAAGTCGTGGACAATCCACCGCAGAAAATGCAGCAAAACCGTTTTCACCAGTGTCAAAATCTCGACGGGGCGTTTGTGATTACCCCTCCTTTGATGCCAGGTCCGGCGTTGCTGGTTGACGATATCGTGGATTCTGCATGGACGCTGACAGTTCTGACAGCACTGTTACGCCAGGCAGGTTGCCCGACGGTTTATCCTCTTGCCCTTGCTTCTACCTCGGTAAAAAATTGATGAATCTTTCAGCCAATGCACAAGCAACTCTCCTGCTAACCAGCGATTTTTCTCGCGCGGCGGCGAGTGAGTATAAACCTCTTAGTAATAGTGAATGGGGGAAGTTTGCATTATGGCTGAAGCACCAACGTATTAGTCCCGCCGATCTTCTGGTGCCGCAACCGCAAGAGAAACTTACAGGCTGGAGCGATCCGCGTATTTCTCAGGAGCGTATTCTTGGCTTGCTGGCGCGTGGTCATAGTCTGGCGTTGGCGGTAGATAAGTGGCAACGCGCCGGTTTATGGATCTTAACCCGCGGAGATGCCGATTATCCCGTTCGCTTGAAAAACCGATTGCGAACGGATGCACCTCCCGTTTTATTTGGCTGCGGGAATAAAGCATTACTGCAAGCGGAAGGTATGGCGATTGTTGGCTCGCGAGATGCTCCGACTGACGATTTGCGCTATACCCAACAACTGGCAGCGAAACTGGCCCAACAGGGGATTTGCGTTATCTCTGGTGGTGCGCGAGGTATTGATGAATGTGCAATGGCGTCGGCACTGGAGGCCGGGGGAACTGCCGTTGGCGTATTAGCTGATAGCTTGTTAAAAACGAGCACGTTAGTGAAATGGCGTGAAGGGCTTATAGCAGGCAACCTGGTGTTGATTTCGCCGTTTTACCCAGAGGTTAGTTTCACTGTCGGCAATGCGATGGCGCGGAATAAATATATTTATTGCCTTGCTGAAAGCGCAATGGTTGTACGTGCGGGAATGACCGGTGGAACGATAACCGGGGCGATGGAAGCATTAAAACATCAGTGGCTGCCTGTGCAGGTTAAACCAAATCAGGATATGCAATCAGCCAATTCACGATTAGTAGAAAATGGGGCGTCATGGAGTACTGAACAGGCTGAGAATGTGACGTTCAGACTGCCAGACGTTACTGGGCTGATTTATGACAAAGCACTCCGTAACGCTCAACCAGAACTGTTTTCGCTGCATGAAGATGACACAAATTACGCAGTAATGCTCGCGCATACGCCTGTCGATTTTTATCAACTCTTTGTGGCAGAACTGGCGATCCTTGCAAAGGAATCGATAAGTATTGAAAGGCTGGCGTCTTGTACTGGTTTAACCATCGAACAAATTCGTGTGTGGCTGAACCGCGCAGAAGAAGAGGGAAGGGTTATTCGATTGGGCGAAGTTCATTATCAGTTCAGGTAATAAAACAGGTGCCGCGTCTGGTTGTGTGCAGCACCTGTTTGAACCTTATCCCTTCATCCACATTCGAATACCGTCGAGGAACATCTGGGTTGCCATCATCACCAGAATCAATCCCATCAGGCGTTCAAGTGCATTCACCCCTTTCTCGCCCAGCAGACGTAAAAATAGCGAAGACTGTAGCAGGATGACAAAGGTGCCACCCCAGGCCAGCAGCAGAGCAATTACCAGATGTCCCATCTGATTCGGGTACTGATGAGACAACAACATCAGCGTGGCGAGAATAGTCGGCCCGGCGACTAACGGAATTGCCAACGGCACGATAAACGGCTCTTCACCTGCCGGAAGCCCGCTGCTATTTCCTGAAGCACTGGGGAAAATCATCTTAATGGCGATCAGAAACAGAATGATGCCGCCAGAAATGGAGACGGTTTCTGCCCGCAGGCTAAGAAATGCCAGAATTTTCTCACCCGCAAACAGGAACACCAGCATCACCAGGAGAGCAATAAGCAACTCTCGCACCATGATTGCCCGCCGTCTTTTCGGTTCAGTATGTTTCAGTACGGACATGAAAATAGGTAGGTTTCCGAGCGGATCCATAATCAGGATCAATAAAACTGCTGCAGAAATGATTTCATTCATAACTCAAATTCCCTGATAATTGCCGCGGACTTTCTGCGTGCTAACAAAGCAGGATAAGTCGCATTACTGATGGCTTCGCTATCATTGATTAATTTCACTTGCGACTTTGGCTGCTTTTTGTATGGTGAAAGATGTGCCACGAGGAGACCGGCACATTTATACAGCACACATCTTTGCAGGAAAAAAACGCTTATGAAAAATGTTGGTTTTATCGGCTGGCGCGGTATGGTCGGCTCCGTTCTCATGCAACGCATGGTTGAAGAGCGCGACTTCGACGCCATTCGCCCTGTCTTCTTTTCTACTTCTCAGCTTGGCCAGGCTGCGCCGTCTTTTGGCGGAACCACTGGCACACTTCAGGATGCCTTTGATCTGGAGGCGCTAAAGGCCCTCGATATCATTGTGACCTGTCAGGGCGGCGATTATACCAACGAAATCTATCCAAAGCTTCGTGAAAGCGGATGGCAAGGTTACTGGATTGACGCAGCATCATCTCTGCGCATGAAAGATGACGCCATCATCATTCTTGACCCCGTCAATCAGGACGTTATTACCGACGGATTAAATAATGGCATCAGGACTTTTGTTGGCGGTAACTGTACCGTAAGCCTGATGTTGATGTCGTTGGGTGGTTTATTCGCCAATGATCTTGTTGATTGGGTGTCCGTTGCAACCTACCAGGCCGCTTCCGGCGGTGGTGCGCGACATATGCGTGAGTTATTAACCCAGATGGGCCATCTGTATGGCCATGTGGCAGATGAACTCGCGACCCCGTCCTCTGCTATTCTCGATATCGAACGCAAAGTCACAACCTTAACCCGTAGCGGTGAGCTGCCGGTGGATAACTTTGGCGTGCCGCTGGCGGGTAGCCTGATTCCGTGGATCGACAAACAGCTCGATAACGGTCAGAGCCGCGAAGAGTGGAAAGGGCAGGCGGAAACCAACAAGATCCTCAACACATCTTCCGTAATTCCGGTAGATGGTTTATGTGTGCGTGTCGGGGCATTGCGCTGCCACAGCCAGGCATTCACTATTAAATTGAAAAAAGATGTGTCTATTCCGACCGTGGAAGAACTGCTGGCTGCGCACAACCCGTGGGCGAAAGTCGTTCCGAACGATCGGGAAATCACTATGCGTGAGCTAACCCCAGCTGCCGTTACCGGCACGCTGACCACGCCGGTAGGCCGTCTGCGTAAGCTGAATATGGGGCCGGAGTTCCTGTCAGCCTTTACCGTGGGCGACCAGCTGCTGTGGGGGGCCGCGGAGCCGCTGCGTCGGATGCTTCGTCAACTGGCGTAATCTTTATTCATTAAATCTGGGGCGCGTTGCCGCCCCTGTTAGTGCGTAATACAGGAGTAAGCGCAGATGTTTCATGATTTACCGGGAGTTAAATAGAGCATTGGCTATTCTTTAAGGGTGGCGGAATACAAGAGTATTTACAGCCTTACCTGAAGTGAGGACGACGCAGAGAGGATGCACAGAGTGCTGCGCCGTTCAGGTCAAAAAAATGTCACAACCAGAAGTCAAAAATTCAGTTGGATGGGGTGACACAATAAAACAGGAAGACAAGCATGTCCGATCGTATCGATAGAGACGTGATTAACGCGCTAATTGCAGGCCATTTTGCGGATCCTTTTTCTGTACTGGGAATGCATAAAACCACCGCGGGACTGGAAGTCCGTGCCCTTTTACCCGACGCTACCGATGTGTGGGTGATTGAACCGAAAACCGGGCGCAAACTCGCAAAACTGGAGTGTCTCGACTCACGTGGATTCTTTAGCGGCGTCATTCCGCGGCGTAAGAATTTTTTCCGCTATCAGTTGGCTGTTGTCTGGCATGGTCAGCAAAACCTGATTGATGATCCTTACCGTTTTGGTCCGCTAATCCAGGAAATGGATGCCTGGCTATTATCTGAAGGTACGCATCTGCGCCCATATGAAACCTTAGGCGCGCATGCAGATACTATGGATGGCGTCACGGGTACGCGTTTTTCTGTCTGGGCTCCAAACGCCCGCCGGGTCTCGGTAGTCGGTCAATTCAACTACTGGGACGGTCGCCGTCACCCGATGCGCCTGCGTAAAGAGAGCGGCATCTGGGAACTGTTTATCCCTGGGGCGCATAACGGTCAGCTCTATAAATACGAGATGATTGATGCCAATGGCAACTTGCGTCTGAAGTCCGACCCTTATGCTTTCGAAGCGCAAATGCGCCCGGAAACCGCGTCTCTTATTTGCGGGCTGCCGGAAAAGGTTGTGCAGACTGAAGAGCGCAAAAAGGCGAATCAGTTTGATGCGCCAATCTCTATTTATGAAGTTCACCTGGGCTCCTGGCGTCGCCACACCGACAACAATTTCTGGTTGAGCTATCGCGAGCTGGCCGATCAACTGGTGCCTTATGCTAAATGGATGGGCTTTACCCACCTCGAACTGCTGCCCATTAACGAGCATCCGTTCGATGGTAGTTGGGGTTATCAGCCAACCGGCCTGTATGCGCCGACCCGCCGTTTTGGTACCCGCGACGACTTCCGTTATTTCATTGATGCCGCACACGCAGCTGGTCTGAACGTGATTCTCGACTGGGTACCAGGCCACTTCCCGACCGATGACTTTGCGCTTGCCGAATTTGATGGCACGAACTTGTATGAACACAGCGATCCGCGCGAAGGCTATCATCAGGACTGGAATACGCTGATCTACAACTATGGTCGCCGTGAAGTCAGTAACTTCCTTGTCGGTAATGCACTTTACTGGATCGAACGTTTTGGTATTGATGCGCTGCGCGTCGATGCTGTGGCATCAATGATTTATCGCGACTACAGCCGTAAAGAGGGGGAGTGGATCCCGAACGAATTTGGCGGGCGCGAGAATCTTGAAGCGATTGAATTCTTGCGTAATACCAACCGTATTCTTGGTGAGCAGGTTTCCGGTGCGGTGACAATGGCTGAGGAGTCTACCGATTTCCCTGGCGTTTCTCGTCCGCAGGACATGGGCGGTCTGGGCTTCTGGTACAAGTGGAACCTAGGCTGGATGCATGACACCCTGGACTACATGAAGCTCGACCCGGTTTATCGTCAGTATCATCACGGTAAGCTCACCTTTGGGATGCTCTACAACTACACTGAAAACTTCGTCCTGCCGTTGTCGCATGATGAAGTGGTCCACGGTAAAAAATCGATTCTCGACCGGATGCCAGGCGACGCATGGCAGAAATTCGCTAACCTGCGCGCGTACTATGGCTGGATGTGGGCATTCCCGGGCAAGAAACTGCTGTTCATGGGGAACGAATTTGCCCAGGGCCGCGAGTGGAACCATGACGCCAGCCTCGACTGGCATCTGCTGGAAGGCGGCGATAACTGGCACCACGGTGTCCAGCGTCTGGTGCGCGATCTGAACCACACCTACCGCCACCATAAAGCAATGCATGAACTGGATTTTGACCCGTATGGCTTTGAATGGCTGGTGGTGGATGACAAAGAACGCTCGGTGCTGATCTTTGTTCGCCGCGACAAAGCCGGGAATGAAATCATCGTTGCCAGTAACTTTACTCCGGTGCCGCGTCATGATTATCGCTTCGGCATTAACCAGCCGGGTAAATGGCGTGAGATCCTCAATACCGATTCCATGCACTATCACGGCAGTAATGCAGGCAATGGCGGCACGGTACACAGCGATGAGATTGCCAGCCACGGTCGTCAGCATTCACTA
The nucleotide sequence above comes from Escherichia coli. Encoded proteins:
- the glgB gene encoding 1,4-alpha-glucan branching enzyme, translated to MSDRIDRDVINALIAGHFADPFSVLGMHKTTAGLEVRALLPDATDVWVIEPKTGRKLAKLECLDSRGFFSGVIPRRKNFFRYQLAVVWHGQQNLIDDPYRFGPLIQEMDAWLLSEGTHLRPYETLGAHADTMDGVTGTRFSVWAPNARRVSVVGQFNYWDGRRHPMRLRKESGIWELFIPGAHNGQLYKYEMIDANGNLRLKSDPYAFEAQMRPETASLICGLPEKVVQTEERKKANQFDAPISIYEVHLGSWRRHTDNNFWLSYRELADQLVPYAKWMGFTHLELLPINEHPFDGSWGYQPTGLYAPTRRFGTRDDFRYFIDAAHAAGLNVILDWVPGHFPTDDFALAEFDGTNLYEHSDPREGYHQDWNTLIYNYGRREVSNFLVGNALYWIERFGIDALRVDAVASMIYRDYSRKEGEWIPNEFGGRENLEAIEFLRNTNRILGEQVSGAVTMAEESTDFPGVSRPQDMGGLGFWYKWNLGWMHDTLDYMKLDPVYRQYHHGKLTFGMLYNYTENFVLPLSHDEVVHGKKSILDRMPGDAWQKFANLRAYYGWMWAFPGKKLLFMGNEFAQGREWNHDASLDWHLLEGGDNWHHGVQRLVRDLNHTYRHHKAMHELDFDPYGFEWLVVDDKERSVLIFVRRDKAGNEIIVASNFTPVPRHDYRFGINQPGKWREILNTDSMHYHGSNAGNGGTVHSDEIASHGRQHSLSLTLPPLATIWLVREAE